The Agromyces sp. G08B096 DNA window TCCGCAGACTCCGACGTGATGCGGCCGAACAGCCGGTCGGTGGTGTCGACGAGGCGTTTCGCCACCGGCCGGCGTTCGATCTCGTAGCGGTCGAGGCGACGGTCGGGCATGCCGGCCAGGAGCACGTCCGCGAACGCGCAGGCGAGGTCGTGCGCCTCCTGCAGCCCGGTGTTCATGCCCTGCCCGCCGACCGGCGAGTGGATGTGCGCCGCATCGCCCGCGAGGAAGCACGGCCCCACCCGGAAGCGGTCGGCGAGGCGGTGGTGCAGCCGGTAGGTCGCGAACCACGTCCGTTCGGCGTACTCCACCCCGAACGTGTCGCGCAGCCGGGCGCGGACGAGGTCCTCCGGGAGGGTGCCGTCGGCCGCGAGGTCGCGGTTCCGGACGACGCCGAGCAGCCGGTCGCGTCCGTCTCGCCCCATGGGGAAGGTCAGCAGCAGATCGTCGTCGGCGACGCGGACGTTCACCGCGTCCTCCACGAGGCCCGTGGTCCCGTGCGCATCGGCGACGTAGAACGTGTGCGCGTTCGTCACGCCGCTGAACGGCACGCCGAGCGCCGTCCGCACCGGCGAGTGCGCGCCGTCGGCCCCGACGAGGTACCGGGCGTGCACGACGACGTCCCCGTCGGGGCCGGCGAGGGTCGCCTCGACCCCGACCGCCGAGTCGGCGTCGGGGGCATCCGCCGCCATCGACCGGCCGTCGGCCTGCAGGAGCCGCAGCGACGTCAGCGCGTGGCCCCACAGCGGCTCAGCGCCCGCCGCGGTCAGCGCGTCGGCGAGCAGCCGCTCGTTCCGGCTCTGCTCGAGCACGAAGACCTCGTTGAACCGGCTCACGGACGCGCCCGCGCGCCGCAGATCGAACCGCCCGAACGGCCGGTTGCGATACCCGGGCACAAGCGATCCGGCCGGATGCCCCTCAGCCAGCGCGCGCTCGAGCACCCCGAGCTGGTCGTACAGCTCGAGCGTCCGCGCCTGCACCACGAGCGCCCGCGACTCGCGGGTCGGCCCGTCCTTCCCGTCGGCCACGATCGCCCGCACGCCGAGGCGCGCCAGCGTCAGCCCCAGCATCAGTCCCGTGGGGCCCCCGCCCACCACGAGCACCTCGGTCTCCAGCACTCCCCCTGCACCGCCGTCCACGGACACCACTGTCGCACCGCGGCCCGCCGCTGCCAAGGGGCGACGGATGCCTCGCCCGGTGCCAGACTCGGAGACCGGGAGGTGGCGCATGGTCGAGGAGCCGGCACCTGGGGCCGACGCGGCGCCCGTCGAGGCGGGTCGCGACGCGGCGGGTCGCGTGGAGGCCGGTCGCGATGCGCGCGCCGCCCGCCCCGCGAACGAGAGCCTCGGCACCGTGCTCGTCGCCCTCGTCGCGAACGCGCTCATCGCCGTGGCGAAGTCGGTCGCCGCGTCCCTTACCGGCTCCGCGTCGATGCTCGCCGAGGCGGCGCACTCGTGGGCCGACACCGGCAACGAGGTGCTGCTCGTCGTCGCCGAGCGGCGCTCCGCGAAGCCCGCCGACGCGAGGCATCCGTTCGGCTACGGCAAGGACGCGTACATCTGGTCGATGTTCGCCGCCTTCGGCCTCTTCACCGCCGGGGCCGTCGTCTCCATCCAGCACGGCGTGCAGGAGCTGCTCGACCCCGAGCCGGCGGGCGACTACGGCATCGCCTACGTCGTGCTCGCGGTCGCGTTCGTCCTCGAGGGCATCTCGTTCGTGCGCGCCTACCGGCAGGCGCGCGGCGACGCCCGCCGACGGCACACCGGCACGCTCGAGCACGTCGTGGAGAGTTCCAATCCGACCCTGCGCGCGGTGTTCGCCGAAGACGCCGCAGCCCTCATCGGGCTGGTCATCGCGTTCCTCGGCGTGCTGCTGCACCAGGTCACCGGCTCGCCGCTCTACGACGCGGCCGGCTCCATCCTCGTCGGCGTGCTCCTCGGCGTCGTCGCGATCGTGCTCATCGCCCGGAACCGCGCCTTCCTCCTCGGCGAGGCGATCGACGACGAGGTGCGCAGCGACGTCCTCCGCCAGCTGCTCGCCCGGCCCGAGATCGACCGCGTGACCGCGCTCCACATCGAGTTCATCGGCCCGGGGCGCGTGCTGCTCATCGCGGCCGTCGACCTCGTGGGCGATCTGCCGGAGGCCACGGTGGCCGAGAGCCTGCGCCGCCTCGAGCGAGAGATCGAGCGGCGCGAGCAGGTCGGCACCGCGGTGCTCACGCTGAGCGCGCCGGATGAGCCGTCGCTCACCCCGTCCCACCCCTGACCGCATCCTCGACCCCGGAGGCCTCGTGACCATCGACCGGTTCGACCTCGGCACGCTGCGCGTGCCCGTCATTCAGGCGCCGATGGCCGGCGGCCCGTCGACCCCGGCGCTCGCGGCGGCGGTTTCGGAGTCAGGCGGGCTGGGCTTCCTCGCCGCCGGATACCTCACCGCCGAGCGAGTCGAGGCCGACATAGCGGCCACCCGGCACCTCACCCTGCGGCCGTTCGGCGTGAACCTGTTCGTGCCGCAGCCCTCCGTGGCCGATCCCGCGCAGCTCGCCGCATACCGCGAGGCGCTCACGGCCGACGCGGCGCGGTACGGCGTCGAACCCGGCCACCCCCGCCCCGACGACGACGGCTGGGACGCCAAACTCGACGTGCTGCTCCGCACCCGGCCGGCGCTCGCGTCGTTCACGTTCGGCAGCCCCGACGCGGCGACCGTCAGCGCCCTGCAGGATGCGGGCATCGCGGTGGCGGTCACCGTGACCACGCCGAAGGAGGCGAGCGAGGCGGATGCCGCGGGCGCCGACCTGCTCGTCGTGCAGGGCCCGGAGGCCGGCGGGCACCGCGGCACCTTCGACCCTGCGGCCCCTCCGGCGACGGAGCCGCTCGACGAGCTGCTGGCCATGATCCGCACCGTGAGCGAGCGGCCGATCGTGGCCGCGGGCGGCGTGGCCTCTGCGGCAGACGTCGGCCGCGTCCTCGCCGCCGGCGCCGTGGCCGCGCAGGCCGGCACGGCGTTCCTCCGCGCCGATGAGGCGGGGACGCGAGGGCCGCACCGCGACGCGTTGGCCTCCGGTCGGTTCACCCGCACCGAGGTCACCACCGCGTTCTCCGGCCGACCGGCGCGGGGGCTCGTGAACGCGTTCCTCGCCGAGCACCGCGACGCACCCCTCGGCTATCCGGAGGTGAACCAGCTCACCGCGCCCATCCGCGCCGCGGCGGCGGCGGCCGGCGATGCGGACCGGCTGAACCTGTGGGCCGGCATCGGCTTCGCGCGTGCCGCCGCGGCGCCCGCGGCACAAATCGTGGAGGCACTCGCGCCGGCACCGTGACGTCACCTGGGGCGGGAGGCTCGGCGCGGTGCGTCCGAGTGCGGCTCAGAGGATGACGTCGCCCGGTTCATCGAGTCGCCGCCATCCGGCGGCCCGCAAGGTGGGCGGGAAGCGGTCGGCCGCGACGTACTCCGACAGGTCGAGGCCGGTGAGCGCCGCGATATCGGCGATCGG harbors:
- a CDS encoding FAD-dependent monooxygenase, which gives rise to MDGGAGGVLETEVLVVGGGPTGLMLGLTLARLGVRAIVADGKDGPTRESRALVVQARTLELYDQLGVLERALAEGHPAGSLVPGYRNRPFGRFDLRRAGASVSRFNEVFVLEQSRNERLLADALTAAGAEPLWGHALTSLRLLQADGRSMAADAPDADSAVGVEATLAGPDGDVVVHARYLVGADGAHSPVRTALGVPFSGVTNAHTFYVADAHGTTGLVEDAVNVRVADDDLLLTFPMGRDGRDRLLGVVRNRDLAADGTLPEDLVRARLRDTFGVEYAERTWFATYRLHHRLADRFRVGPCFLAGDAAHIHSPVGGQGMNTGLQEAHDLACAFADVLLAGMPDRRLDRYEIERRPVAKRLVDTTDRLFGRITSESAEARFVRGRVLPRIGPLMIRVLPRLIGGRRLFGYVSQTRIRYRMSPPTRGAADPAVGLRLPWTGGNHVPLRHLTWQVHGYGASADLAERIARDLGLEWHVFPPDVQGRLRADRVYLVRRDGFVAAAASAADPERRGVPLAFVEQLAG
- a CDS encoding cation diffusion facilitator family transporter; its protein translation is MVEEPAPGADAAPVEAGRDAAGRVEAGRDARAARPANESLGTVLVALVANALIAVAKSVAASLTGSASMLAEAAHSWADTGNEVLLVVAERRSAKPADARHPFGYGKDAYIWSMFAAFGLFTAGAVVSIQHGVQELLDPEPAGDYGIAYVVLAVAFVLEGISFVRAYRQARGDARRRHTGTLEHVVESSNPTLRAVFAEDAAALIGLVIAFLGVLLHQVTGSPLYDAAGSILVGVLLGVVAIVLIARNRAFLLGEAIDDEVRSDVLRQLLARPEIDRVTALHIEFIGPGRVLLIAAVDLVGDLPEATVAESLRRLEREIERREQVGTAVLTLSAPDEPSLTPSHP
- a CDS encoding nitronate monooxygenase, which encodes MSRRSPRPTPDRILDPGGLVTIDRFDLGTLRVPVIQAPMAGGPSTPALAAAVSESGGLGFLAAGYLTAERVEADIAATRHLTLRPFGVNLFVPQPSVADPAQLAAYREALTADAARYGVEPGHPRPDDDGWDAKLDVLLRTRPALASFTFGSPDAATVSALQDAGIAVAVTVTTPKEASEADAAGADLLVVQGPEAGGHRGTFDPAAPPATEPLDELLAMIRTVSERPIVAAGGVASAADVGRVLAAGAVAAQAGTAFLRADEAGTRGPHRDALASGRFTRTEVTTAFSGRPARGLVNAFLAEHRDAPLGYPEVNQLTAPIRAAAAAAGDADRLNLWAGIGFARAAAAPAAQIVEALAPAP